From the genome of Sphingomonas sp. HMP6, one region includes:
- the ligD gene encoding DNA ligase D, whose protein sequence is MPEIDPLAKYNAKRDFAKTAEPAGTLEPGHGNRFIVQKHDASRLHWDFRLEVDGVLKSWAVTRGPSIDPDQKRLAVRTEDHPMSYADFEGTIPAGEYGGGTVMLWDSGTWSPIAGKSAKDIDKGHLHFVLDGERMKGEWILIRLKPRSAKEKGENWLLRKVEDAESGGTDTLVETGLTSVSTGRTMVEIAEGKKPKSSPARGGGPSAPSADGGGGWPAARRSRRAPSTTRLKKASGPPPRAGEEPKFQDPQLCTLVDSVPTGSQWLHEVKYDGYRAQIAVAKGKATVFTRSGLDWTDKFQAIADAVAKLPVKTALIDGEIVAFKDGKPDFSTLKSAIANGEDMTFFAFDLLEQDGEDLTGLANLARKERLAPLIDGKDARVQYSDHIIGQGDQLFETMCREGYEGVVSKRADAPYRGKRTQAWLKIKCTQRQEFVIVGWTASTKSRGFASLLLGLNGPDGLVYAGKVGTGFDTATMLDLQERLAKIERTTPTVTAPRAAVRGAHWVTPKLVAEVAYAETTPDGVLRHSSFLGLREDKKASEVIAETPVAVALETPEIHIKVSSRDRVIFPESNITKGELADYYAAVSGIMLPWAGNRPISLVRCPQGRAKACFFQKHDAGSFGGSTGGEHVHKVAIREKDGSTEDYLYVDDADGLIACVQMGTIEFHGWGSSVATLEQPDRMVYDLDPDEDLGFDIVKKAAVDLKEHLAELGLVSFAMLSGGKGVHVVVPLTPKAEWPAVKDFADRFARALGEAEPDRFVATMSKAKRKGRIFIDWLRNQRGSTAVLPYVARARPGAPVAAPVSWTELRDIETAGRWSVRDAAELVARAASRDLAGWGIADQVLPDL, encoded by the coding sequence GTGCCTGAGATCGATCCCCTCGCCAAATACAACGCAAAGCGGGACTTCGCGAAGACGGCGGAACCGGCGGGAACACTCGAACCCGGCCACGGCAATCGCTTCATCGTGCAGAAGCACGACGCCTCGCGCCTCCACTGGGATTTCCGTCTCGAAGTGGACGGCGTCCTGAAAAGCTGGGCGGTCACGCGCGGGCCGAGCATCGATCCCGACCAGAAGCGCCTCGCCGTCCGCACCGAGGACCATCCGATGTCCTATGCCGATTTCGAGGGCACGATCCCGGCGGGCGAATACGGCGGCGGCACGGTGATGCTGTGGGACAGCGGCACCTGGTCGCCGATCGCGGGCAAGTCTGCGAAGGATATCGACAAAGGCCATCTCCACTTCGTGCTCGATGGCGAGCGCATGAAGGGCGAGTGGATCCTGATCCGCCTGAAACCGCGCTCGGCCAAGGAAAAGGGCGAGAATTGGCTGCTGCGCAAGGTTGAGGATGCGGAGAGCGGCGGGACCGATACGTTGGTCGAGACCGGGCTGACCAGCGTCTCGACCGGGCGCACGATGGTGGAAATCGCCGAGGGTAAGAAACCCAAATCCTCCCCGGCACGGGGAGGGGGACCATCTGCTCCTTCAGCAGATGGTGGAGGGGGTTGGCCGGCAGCGCGGCGCTCGCGGCGAGCCCCCTCCACCACTCGCCTGAAGAAGGCGAGCGGTCCCCCTCCCCGTGCCGGGGAGGAGCCAAAATTCCAAGACCCGCAACTCTGTACGCTCGTGGACTCCGTCCCCACCGGCAGCCAATGGCTCCACGAAGTGAAATACGACGGCTACCGCGCGCAAATCGCGGTCGCCAAGGGCAAGGCCACCGTCTTTACCCGCTCCGGCCTCGACTGGACCGACAAATTCCAGGCCATCGCCGACGCCGTCGCGAAACTTCCCGTCAAGACCGCGCTGATCGACGGCGAGATCGTCGCGTTCAAGGACGGCAAACCCGATTTCTCTACACTCAAGAGTGCGATTGCGAATGGCGAGGACATGACCTTCTTCGCGTTCGACTTGCTCGAACAGGATGGCGAGGATTTGACCGGCCTCGCCAACCTCGCGCGGAAAGAACGGCTCGCGCCGCTGATCGACGGCAAGGACGCGCGCGTCCAATATTCCGACCATATTATCGGTCAGGGCGATCAATTGTTCGAGACGATGTGCCGCGAAGGTTATGAAGGCGTCGTGTCGAAACGGGCCGACGCCCCGTACCGCGGCAAGCGCACGCAAGCGTGGCTCAAGATCAAATGCACGCAGCGCCAGGAATTCGTCATCGTTGGCTGGACCGCGAGCACCAAATCGCGCGGGTTCGCTTCGCTGCTGCTTGGGCTGAACGGCCCCGACGGGCTGGTCTATGCGGGCAAGGTCGGCACCGGCTTCGACACCGCTACGATGCTGGACCTTCAGGAGCGGCTCGCCAAGATCGAGCGCACGACCCCCACCGTAACCGCCCCCCGTGCGGCGGTGAGGGGTGCGCATTGGGTCACCCCCAAGCTGGTCGCCGAAGTCGCCTATGCCGAAACCACGCCCGACGGCGTGCTACGGCATTCGAGCTTCCTGGGCCTGCGCGAAGACAAGAAAGCGAGCGAGGTCATCGCCGAAACGCCAGTGGCGGTCGCGCTCGAAACACCCGAAATCCACATCAAAGTCAGCAGCCGCGACCGCGTGATCTTCCCAGAATCGAACATCACCAAGGGCGAACTCGCCGATTATTATGCGGCGGTGTCGGGCATCATGCTGCCGTGGGCGGGCAACCGCCCGATCAGCCTGGTTCGCTGCCCGCAAGGCCGCGCCAAGGCCTGCTTCTTCCAGAAACATGACGCGGGCAGCTTTGGCGGGAGCACAGGGGGCGAACATGTTCACAAGGTCGCGATCCGCGAGAAAGACGGGTCGACCGAAGACTATCTCTATGTCGACGATGCCGACGGACTCATCGCCTGCGTGCAGATGGGCACGATCGAGTTCCACGGCTGGGGATCGTCGGTCGCAACGCTCGAACAACCCGACCGGATGGTGTACGATCTCGACCCCGATGAGGACCTCGGCTTCGATATCGTCAAAAAGGCCGCGGTCGATTTGAAGGAGCATCTCGCCGAGCTCGGTCTCGTCAGCTTCGCGATGCTGTCGGGGGGCAAAGGCGTGCATGTCGTCGTGCCGCTGACGCCCAAGGCGGAATGGCCCGCGGTCAAGGATTTTGCCGACCGCTTTGCCCGCGCGCTGGGCGAGGCCGAACCCGATCGCTTCGTCGCGACCATGTCCAAGGCCAAGCGCAAAGGGCGGATCTTCATCGACTGGCTGCGTAATCAGCGTGGGAGCACGGCGGTGCTGCCCTACGTGGCCCGCGCCCGCCCCGGTGCCCCGGTCGCCGCACCTGTCTCGTGGACCGAGTTGCGCGATATCGAGACTGCGGGGCGCTGGAGCGTACGCGATGCCGCCGAACTGGTCGCGCGCGCGGCCTCGCGCGATCTTGCCGGGTGGGGCATCGCCGATCAGGTCCTGCCCGATCTCTGA
- the ku gene encoding non-homologous end joining protein Ku: MAARAYWQGQIRLALVSIPVEIYSATKSGAAISFKQIHEPSGKPIHYDKVVTGVGPVDPDEIMKGFEYEKGSYVLLEQDEIDAVKLESKKTLELTQFVDASEIDVLYYEKPYFVVPADDLAEEAFIVLREALRRTKKVGLGQLAMRGREYVVSLKPCGRGMVLETLRYADEVHKAQGYFRDIPDDKPDDDLMDLAEALIAKKSGPFHPQDFHDRYVDALRDLVERKRKSKGGKIIEDKGDDAPAKGSNVVDLMAALKKSMGSATPAKAEEKPAAKKAPAKRAPAKKRA; encoded by the coding sequence ATGGCCGCACGCGCTTATTGGCAAGGACAGATCCGGCTCGCGTTGGTGTCGATTCCGGTGGAAATCTATTCGGCGACCAAATCGGGCGCGGCGATCAGTTTTAAGCAAATCCATGAGCCGAGCGGCAAGCCGATCCATTACGACAAGGTCGTCACCGGCGTCGGCCCGGTCGACCCGGACGAGATCATGAAGGGCTTCGAATATGAGAAGGGCTCCTACGTCCTGCTCGAACAGGACGAGATCGACGCGGTGAAGCTCGAATCGAAGAAGACGCTCGAGCTGACGCAGTTCGTCGATGCCAGCGAGATCGACGTGCTGTATTACGAAAAGCCCTATTTCGTCGTGCCTGCCGACGATCTCGCCGAGGAAGCGTTTATCGTCCTGCGCGAGGCGCTGCGGCGGACCAAGAAGGTTGGGCTCGGGCAGCTCGCGATGCGCGGTCGCGAATATGTCGTCAGCTTGAAGCCATGCGGGCGCGGCATGGTGCTGGAAACACTGCGCTACGCCGACGAGGTGCACAAGGCGCAAGGCTATTTCCGCGACATTCCCGACGACAAGCCCGACGATGATTTGATGGACTTGGCCGAAGCGCTGATCGCCAAGAAATCGGGGCCGTTCCACCCGCAGGACTTCCACGACCGTTACGTCGATGCCTTGCGCGACCTGGTCGAGCGCAAGCGGAAGTCGAAAGGCGGCAAGATCATCGAGGACAAGGGCGACGATGCGCCCGCGAAGGGGTCGAACGTGGTCGATCTGATGGCCGCACTCAAGAAATCGATGGGATCCGCTACACCTGCCAAAGCGGAGGAAAAGCCCGCAGCGAAGAAGGCTCCGGCCAAGCGCGCACCGGCGAAAAAACGTGCCTGA
- the pdxH gene encoding pyridoxamine 5'-phosphate oxidase yields MTQDPFALFETWYAEARASELNDSNAMALATVDAQGVVSSRMVLLKGHGPDGFVFYTNRESRKARDLVENASVALLFHWKSLRRQIRIEGRVTRASDAESDAYFASRSRDSQLGAWASDQSRPMPERATFEARFEEMQAKFAGQDVPRPPHWGGYRVTPAAIEFWQDRAHRLHERTVYTRSASGWTTELLYP; encoded by the coding sequence ATGACGCAAGACCCCTTCGCCCTGTTCGAAACCTGGTATGCCGAGGCGCGCGCGAGCGAGCTCAACGACTCCAACGCGATGGCGTTGGCGACGGTCGATGCGCAGGGCGTGGTGTCGTCGCGGATGGTGTTGCTCAAGGGGCATGGCCCGGATGGTTTCGTGTTCTACACCAATCGCGAAAGCCGCAAGGCGCGCGATCTGGTCGAGAATGCTTCGGTCGCCTTGCTGTTCCACTGGAAATCGCTGCGCCGCCAGATCCGCATCGAGGGCCGCGTCACCCGCGCGAGCGATGCTGAGAGCGACGCCTATTTCGCCAGCCGCAGCCGCGATTCGCAGCTCGGTGCCTGGGCCTCCGACCAGTCGCGCCCGATGCCCGAACGGGCGACCTTCGAGGCGCGGTTCGAGGAGATGCAAGCGAAGTTCGCAGGGCAGGACGTGCCGCGCCCGCCGCATTGGGGCGGATACCGCGTCACGCCCGCGGCGATCGAATTCTGGCAAGACCGCGCGCATCGCCTGCATGAGCGCACCGTCTATACCCGCTCCGCGAGCGGTTGGACGACGGAGTTGCTCTACCCGTGA
- a CDS encoding cation diffusion facilitator family transporter, translating into MTEDQRRAIPFAVRAAIASVAMATFLIALKSYAAWTTGSVAMLGSLADSGLDLLASAVTLYGVRLAATPADHDHRFGHGKAESLAALFQVMLITASAAGIAWRAIQALGSDAPKQHAELGIGVSLIAILATLVLLAYQRSVIRKTGSVAIVADNVHYQSDVLLNGSVIVALVLDQYLGWHDADPIFGIVIALWLAWGAFRASSSAIDHLMDKEWPEQRRADFIEVAARQPGIKGIHDFRTRHSGAHDFAQFHMEVARDITIEQAHVIVEGVERALHRAFPKVEVLIHLDPEGHIDTDNPLIEADVTPPWFGKRA; encoded by the coding sequence GTGACCGAGGACCAGCGCCGCGCGATTCCCTTCGCCGTCCGCGCCGCAATCGCGAGCGTGGCGATGGCGACGTTCCTGATCGCGCTCAAATCTTATGCCGCGTGGACGACCGGCTCGGTCGCGATGCTCGGAAGCCTTGCCGATTCGGGACTCGATCTGCTGGCAAGTGCCGTGACACTCTACGGCGTTCGCCTCGCCGCGACACCCGCGGACCACGACCACCGCTTCGGGCACGGCAAGGCCGAATCGCTCGCGGCGCTGTTCCAAGTCATGCTCATCACCGCGTCGGCGGCGGGCATTGCGTGGCGCGCGATCCAGGCACTCGGCAGCGATGCGCCGAAGCAACATGCCGAATTGGGCATCGGCGTTTCGCTCATCGCGATCCTCGCGACGTTGGTGCTGCTCGCCTATCAGCGTAGCGTCATCCGCAAGACCGGGTCGGTCGCGATCGTGGCCGACAATGTCCATTACCAATCCGACGTGCTGCTCAACGGATCGGTAATCGTCGCGCTTGTGCTCGACCAATATCTCGGATGGCATGATGCGGATCCGATTTTCGGGATCGTCATCGCGCTGTGGCTGGCGTGGGGCGCATTCCGCGCCTCGTCGAGCGCGATCGACCATCTGATGGACAAGGAATGGCCCGAGCAGCGCCGTGCCGACTTCATCGAAGTCGCCGCGCGGCAGCCTGGCATCAAGGGCATCCATGACTTCCGCACGCGGCATTCCGGGGCGCACGATTTCGCGCAATTCCACATGGAGGTCGCGCGCGACATCACGATCGAGCAAGCGCATGTCATCGTGGAAGGCGTGGAGCGGGCGCTGCACCGCGCCTTTCCCAAGGTCGAAGTGCTGATCCATCTCGACCCCGAAGGTCATATCGATACCGACAATCCGCTGATCGAAGCGGACGTAACGCCCCCCTGGTTCGGGAAACGTGCATGA
- a CDS encoding PhzF family phenazine biosynthesis protein: MRLPIVQIDAFATKPFEGNPAAVMPLAAWLEDDVLQAIAAENNLSETAFLVPDESGASDFELRWFTPAAEVALCGHATLASGHFVLSSDPARDRVTFATRQAGQLAVERDGVGYALSLPAWRPSAKPLPEIVAALGVTAIETLWHDKGYALVIVADEAAVRAAKPDGRALKALGPFVHIVAARGDETDIVSRVFTDFFDIPEDPVTGSAHAVMVPYWAERIGRDSFTAFQASARGGHLTCRLDGEQVVLGGACVTVIEGTFFL, encoded by the coding sequence ATGAGACTCCCTATCGTCCAGATCGATGCCTTCGCCACCAAACCGTTCGAGGGCAATCCGGCGGCGGTAATGCCGCTCGCCGCCTGGCTGGAGGACGATGTGCTGCAAGCAATCGCGGCGGAAAACAACCTCAGCGAAACGGCCTTCCTGGTACCCGATGAAAGCGGCGCGAGCGATTTCGAACTGCGCTGGTTCACGCCCGCCGCAGAAGTCGCGTTGTGCGGTCATGCGACGCTCGCCAGCGGGCATTTCGTGCTGTCGAGCGATCCCGCGCGCGACCGCGTGACCTTTGCGACCCGCCAGGCCGGGCAGCTCGCGGTCGAGCGCGACGGGGTGGGCTATGCACTGTCGCTCCCCGCCTGGCGGCCAAGCGCTAAACCTCTGCCCGAAATCGTCGCCGCGCTCGGCGTTACGGCGATCGAGACGCTGTGGCATGACAAGGGATACGCCCTGGTGATCGTCGCCGACGAGGCTGCAGTGCGGGCCGCCAAACCCGATGGGCGGGCGCTGAAGGCGCTTGGGCCGTTCGTCCATATCGTCGCGGCGCGCGGGGACGAAACAGACATTGTCAGCCGCGTGTTCACCGATTTTTTCGATATCCCGGAGGATCCGGTAACCGGTTCCGCCCATGCCGTGATGGTACCGTATTGGGCCGAGCGAATTGGCCGCGACAGCTTCACCGCATTTCAGGCGAGCGCGCGCGGCGGGCATTTGACGTGCCGGCTCGACGGCGAGCAGGTCGTACTAGGCGGCGCCTGCGTCACCGTGATCGAGGGGACGTTCTTCCTATAA
- a CDS encoding putative bifunctional diguanylate cyclase/phosphodiesterase, giving the protein MFHNAFFESLSHWKSSDALLTEQFRTLRPQVPTMYLAIVINMAFLAIVSAPDVGNAVFITPALISLVILGRMVGLWKSRDAIATVAQMRTSMNVTLAAASIVAIGLVVWTEIIQRSGVEARTYVALFTALCTISTAVCLSSLPLAACIVIAFGTFPISLSLIMTGDVMLASMGANILMIAPLVVRKIYGQHQRLQRDVESRSVIAAEKRKVSELAYRDALTGLANRRAFLDEVARMSSLHPQRALAMGMIDLDGFKVINDTYGHHTGDALLVETGRRFQQLDIGDAFVARLGGDEFAVLLRDVATLEDAQARFAQLAAAFDQPFIVGAQTFRLRASIGMAHDVSPAETSLALINRADLAMYEAKRVRSTAICLFTPDMEAMNRRRLLVEQALAAPAESDLIVLHYQPVVDSATDRIIAFEALARWTHPTLGVITPSEFIPLAEQAGMTRSMTLHLLSMALTAASSWPDAIGLSFNLSGAELNSPTIAKQILKVLHDHGFDPGRLSIEVTETALLGDFTAARSALSTLQRGGVRILLDDFGAGYASIGYLRELHFDGIKLDGSLIASLMESPSARDLLVGVLHLCKAIGAPVTAEMVESAAQHDLLRTLGVQKLQGYFLSRPLTTEQARLACDREHPDVLPVESSVVLFNARAPRRLG; this is encoded by the coding sequence ATGTTTCACAATGCCTTTTTTGAATCGCTGTCGCACTGGAAATCCAGCGACGCATTGTTGACCGAACAGTTTCGCACGCTGCGGCCGCAAGTGCCGACGATGTACCTGGCGATCGTCATCAACATGGCTTTCCTCGCGATCGTATCGGCACCGGATGTCGGCAACGCGGTCTTCATCACGCCCGCGCTGATCTCCCTTGTGATCCTCGGCCGTATGGTTGGCCTGTGGAAATCGCGCGATGCGATCGCGACGGTCGCGCAGATGCGCACATCGATGAACGTCACGCTGGCGGCCGCCAGTATCGTCGCGATTGGCCTGGTGGTGTGGACCGAGATTATTCAGCGTTCTGGAGTGGAGGCGCGCACCTATGTCGCGCTGTTCACCGCGCTGTGCACGATTTCGACCGCCGTCTGCCTGTCGAGCTTGCCGCTCGCCGCCTGTATCGTCATCGCATTTGGTACGTTCCCGATCTCGCTGTCGCTGATCATGACCGGCGATGTCATGCTGGCAAGCATGGGCGCCAACATCCTAATGATCGCGCCGCTGGTTGTCCGCAAAATCTACGGCCAGCACCAACGGCTGCAGCGCGATGTCGAATCGCGCAGTGTTATCGCGGCCGAGAAGCGCAAGGTCAGTGAACTGGCGTATCGCGATGCGCTGACCGGGCTCGCCAATCGCCGCGCCTTTCTGGACGAAGTGGCCCGCATGTCTTCGTTGCACCCGCAGCGCGCGCTGGCGATGGGCATGATCGATCTCGACGGGTTCAAGGTCATCAACGACACGTACGGCCACCATACCGGCGATGCCTTGCTCGTCGAAACCGGGCGGCGATTCCAGCAATTGGACATCGGCGACGCGTTCGTTGCGCGGCTGGGCGGCGACGAGTTCGCTGTTCTGCTGCGCGACGTCGCGACGCTGGAGGATGCACAGGCCCGCTTCGCCCAACTGGCCGCAGCGTTCGATCAGCCGTTTATCGTCGGCGCGCAGACGTTTCGACTGCGCGCTTCGATCGGTATGGCGCATGATGTCTCTCCCGCCGAGACATCGCTTGCGTTGATCAACCGCGCCGATCTGGCGATGTACGAGGCCAAGCGCGTGCGCAGCACCGCCATCTGCTTGTTTACGCCAGACATGGAGGCGATGAACCGTCGTCGTCTGCTCGTCGAACAGGCGCTGGCGGCACCAGCCGAAAGCGACCTGATCGTGCTTCATTACCAGCCCGTCGTCGATTCCGCGACCGACCGCATCATCGCCTTCGAAGCGCTCGCACGCTGGACGCATCCTACGCTCGGGGTGATTACGCCGTCGGAATTCATTCCGCTTGCAGAACAAGCCGGAATGACGCGCTCCATGACCCTGCATCTGCTGTCGATGGCGCTGACCGCGGCTTCGAGCTGGCCCGACGCGATCGGCTTGTCCTTCAATCTGAGCGGTGCAGAACTCAACTCGCCGACCATTGCCAAGCAGATTCTGAAGGTGCTGCACGACCATGGCTTCGACCCGGGCCGGCTGTCGATCGAAGTCACCGAAACCGCATTGCTCGGTGATTTTACGGCCGCGCGCTCCGCACTTTCGACCTTGCAGCGGGGCGGTGTCCGCATTCTGCTTGACGATTTCGGGGCAGGCTACGCCTCGATCGGCTATCTGCGCGAGTTGCACTTCGACGGGATCAAGCTCGATGGCAGCCTCATCGCCTCGTTGATGGAAAGCCCGAGTGCGCGCGACCTGCTGGTTGGGGTGCTGCATCTCTGCAAGGCGATCGGCGCGCCGGTGACGGCCGAGATGGTCGAAAGCGCCGCGCAGCATGATTTGCTGCGCACCCTCGGCGTACAGAAGCTCCAGGGCTATTTTCTGTCACGTCCGTTGACTACCGAACAGGCGAGGCTGGCGTGCGACCGCGAGCATCCGGATGTGCTGCCGGTCGAATCGTCGGTGGTCCTGTTCAATGCACGGGCGCCGCGTCGGCTTGGCTAA
- the mnmA gene encoding tRNA 2-thiouridine(34) synthase MnmA, translating into MDDVDFQLGPDLAGKRIVVAMSGGVDSSVVAALAARTGAETIGITLQLYDHGEAVGRAGSCCAGRDIRDARAVCDRLGIAHYVFDHETRFRESVIDRFADEYLAGRTPIPCIQCNMGPKFTDLLAAARDLGADCLATGHYVRRVMGAGGAELHRAADPARDQSYFLFATTQAQLDYLRFPLGGLPKPRVRELAAELGLGVAGKPDSQDICFVPDGDYASLVKKLRPDADTSGDIVDEAGRVLGQHRGLIHFTVGQRRGLEIGGTPEPLYVIRLDPATKQVVVGPKAALAVGAARLSGVNWLGGAYHGPVTAKVRSLAKPVAAHFDGVDVRFDAAEYGVAPGQAAVLYAGDRVLGGGWIEETSGVVAALA; encoded by the coding sequence ATGGATGACGTGGATTTTCAATTAGGGCCGGATCTGGCGGGCAAGCGGATCGTCGTGGCGATGTCGGGCGGGGTCGATTCCTCGGTCGTGGCAGCGCTTGCTGCGCGCACCGGAGCAGAGACGATCGGCATCACGCTGCAACTCTACGATCACGGCGAAGCTGTCGGGCGTGCGGGGTCGTGCTGCGCGGGGCGCGATATTCGCGACGCGCGCGCGGTGTGCGATCGGCTGGGCATCGCGCATTATGTGTTCGACCATGAAACGCGCTTCCGCGAATCGGTGATCGATCGCTTCGCCGACGAATACCTCGCCGGGCGCACCCCGATTCCCTGCATCCAGTGCAATATGGGCCCGAAATTCACCGATCTGCTTGCCGCCGCGCGCGATCTCGGCGCGGACTGTCTCGCGACCGGCCATTATGTCCGCCGGGTGATGGGGGCGGGCGGGGCTGAGTTGCACCGCGCTGCCGATCCGGCGCGCGACCAGAGCTATTTCCTGTTCGCGACGACGCAAGCGCAGCTCGACTATCTGCGCTTTCCGCTGGGCGGCCTGCCCAAGCCGCGGGTACGCGAACTGGCCGCGGAACTCGGTCTCGGCGTCGCCGGCAAACCCGACAGCCAGGACATCTGTTTCGTGCCCGACGGGGACTATGCATCGCTGGTGAAAAAATTGCGTCCCGACGCCGATACCAGCGGCGACATCGTCGATGAAGCCGGACGCGTGCTGGGGCAGCACCGCGGTCTCATTCACTTCACCGTCGGTCAGCGTCGCGGGTTGGAAATCGGCGGCACGCCCGAACCGCTTTATGTCATCCGGCTCGATCCTGCGACCAAGCAGGTGGTGGTCGGGCCGAAGGCCGCGCTTGCGGTCGGCGCGGCACGCTTGAGCGGCGTGAATTGGCTGGGTGGGGCGTACCATGGGCCGGTGACGGCAAAGGTTCGCTCGCTCGCCAAGCCGGTCGCGGCGCATTTCGATGGCGTCGATGTCCGTTTCGACGCGGCCGAATATGGCGTGGCACCGGGTCAGGCCGCTGTGCTCTATGCCGGGGACCGCGTGTTGGGCGGTGGGTGGATCGAAGAGACGAGCGGCGTGGTGGCTGCGCTGGCCTGA
- the sciP gene encoding CtrA inhibitor SciP, which produces MIENQKIRPAKVIGPLGEPLTLDTLPPPETTRWVVRRKAEVVAAVNGGLLTVDEVCERYNLTVEEFAGWQRAIDRSGMPGLRVTRIQHYKSLYERQQKY; this is translated from the coding sequence ATGATCGAGAACCAGAAAATTCGCCCCGCAAAAGTGATCGGCCCGCTCGGAGAGCCGCTGACCCTCGACACGCTTCCGCCGCCGGAGACGACGCGGTGGGTGGTGCGGCGCAAAGCGGAAGTCGTCGCTGCGGTAAACGGCGGGCTGCTGACGGTCGATGAAGTGTGCGAACGCTACAATCTGACGGTCGAGGAATTCGCCGGCTGGCAGCGTGCGATCGATCGGTCGGGCATGCCCGGGCTGCGCGTCACCCGCATTCAGCATTACAAGTCGCTGTACGAACGCCAGCAGAAATACTGA
- a CDS encoding GlsB/YeaQ/YmgE family stress response membrane protein: MGLIVWLVVGGVCGWLASMVMRTDGQQGIILNIVVGIIGSVIASFIFGAGINQAITVMTFVYSLIGAIILLAIVNLVRRGTVR, translated from the coding sequence ATCGGTCTCATTGTTTGGCTTGTAGTCGGTGGTGTCTGTGGTTGGCTAGCCAGCATGGTGATGCGGACCGATGGTCAGCAAGGCATCATTCTGAATATCGTCGTTGGCATTATCGGTTCGGTGATCGCGTCGTTCATCTTCGGCGCCGGTATTAACCAGGCGATCACGGTGATGACGTTCGTGTATTCTTTGATCGGCGCGATCATCCTGCTCGCGATCGTCAATCTGGTCCGTCGCGGCACGGTTCGCTAA
- a CDS encoding SIMPL domain-containing protein, whose translation MRSSFLFFAPALMLGAATAASAQTAPMIAPDGTLLDIAAEGHTTRVPDVATIRAGVTTQGQTAAAALAENAGRMTRVLAALKKAGVAPRDIRTANVSLSPQYRYADGQAPVVTGYQASNSVSVRFRDIAKSGAILDVLVGEGANQIDGPSLTIDQPEAALDQARISAVKVARTRAELYAKAAGLTVSRIVSIAESGSSDGGSPPPMVFMSRAKAADSTQIAAGEAEVSVTLTVRFLLK comes from the coding sequence ATGCGTTCGAGTTTTCTTTTCTTCGCCCCCGCGCTGATGCTGGGTGCCGCGACGGCGGCGTCCGCGCAGACCGCGCCAATGATCGCGCCTGACGGCACGCTGCTCGATATCGCGGCGGAGGGCCATACCACGCGCGTCCCCGACGTGGCGACGATTCGCGCCGGCGTAACGACGCAGGGTCAGACCGCAGCGGCGGCGCTGGCGGAAAATGCCGGCCGGATGACGCGCGTGCTCGCCGCGCTGAAGAAAGCAGGCGTCGCACCGCGCGATATTCGCACGGCCAACGTCTCGCTCAGCCCGCAATACCGCTATGCCGACGGACAAGCTCCGGTGGTTACGGGCTATCAGGCGAGCAACAGCGTATCGGTGCGCTTCCGCGACATCGCGAAATCGGGTGCGATCCTAGATGTGCTGGTGGGCGAAGGCGCGAACCAGATCGATGGGCCCAGCCTGACGATCGATCAGCCCGAAGCAGCACTCGACCAGGCGCGCATTTCCGCAGTTAAGGTCGCGCGCACCCGCGCTGAACTCTATGCCAAGGCGGCCGGGCTGACGGTGTCGCGCATCGTGTCGATCGCGGAAAGCGGATCGAGCGACGGCGGGTCGCCGCCGCCGATGGTGTTCATGTCTCGCGCCAAGGCCGCCGATTCGACACAGATTGCGGCGGGCGAAGCCGAGGTCTCCGTCACCCTGACCGTGCGCTTCCTGCTGAAATAA
- a CDS encoding GlsB/YeaQ/YmgE family stress response membrane protein, whose product MDRSILGWLLIGTVAGVLGKMIMPGKDPGGFIVTILIGIVGAMLAGFIAQAMGIALDGGWENYIAATGGAVILLALYRYVLSRRVR is encoded by the coding sequence ATGGACCGTTCAATTCTGGGTTGGCTGCTGATCGGGACGGTCGCTGGCGTGCTCGGAAAGATGATTATGCCGGGCAAGGATCCGGGCGGTTTCATCGTGACGATCCTGATCGGCATCGTCGGCGCCATGCTGGCCGGGTTCATCGCGCAGGCGATGGGCATTGCGTTGGACGGCGGCTGGGAGAACTACATTGCAGCGACCGGCGGCGCAGTTATCCTGCTGGCGTTGTATCGCTACGTCCTCTCGCGTCGGGTGCGCTGA